The genomic region GCGTGGCTACCGTTCTTTCTATAGTAATTGCCAGTTTAGGCTTGTTGGGTCTCACGGTTTTAGTGATCAACGGCAAAGAGAAAGAGATCGGTATTCGCAAGGTTATAGGGGCTTCTGAGGCCTCTATATTTAGGCTCCTCATCAATAGCTTCTCATGGCAGTTAGTTCTCGGGGTAGTTTTATCGGTACCCTTCACCTATTGGTTGATGAATGATTGGCTAAAAGACTTCGCCTACAGAATAGATCTGAGTATAGATCTTTTCGTTTTTGGTGGTCTGATCTCCATAGCAATAGCCTTTTTTACGGTTGGCTTTCATACTTTGAAGGCGTCTCTGGGCAATCCTGCGGATGCGATTAGGTCTGAGTAAATACGTTTGAATTTGAGAAAAATACAGGTGTTTTTACGTTTAGTGCTTTTGTGAAGATCAATGATTTAGAAGCAAGAAATGGAATAATAGGGAATTCAACAACATCCTTGGATAAAGGCTTTTTTATATCTTATGAAAATTATAATGCTACATTTGGCGACAAGCAACTTAGATTTACTTCTATGAAAGGTGTGCAGGGGCAGTATAATTTAGCGAAAGGGGCGCAAAACACTATTAATGACATGAATTGGCACCATATTGCTGTGGTTGGCGATGGACCGACCATTCAATTCTATGTGGATGGTACAGCCGATGGAGAGCCTACCAATCTAAGTCATTATGCTACAGGAACCTCTACACGAGATTTTTCACTTGGCAGGGCAGGGATTGGACAACAATATTTAAACGGTAGCATCGATGAAGTGCATGTCTTCAACCTCGCACTGACCGCTGCTGAAATCCAGCAGCTGGCACAGAAGCAAACTCCTCAGGAAATAGACGCAGCTAACAGTCAGCAGCTAGCCGCCAACAGCTCATTCGGGCAGTACTATAAATATGGCTTTCAAGGGGAGTTTGTGATGGAAAGTGCAGAAACGGGCTATAATGATTTCCAATACCGTTCCTGGGACCCTGTGGTTAGTCGTTGGATAAGCCCTGACCCCGCTAGACAATACTGGTCACCTTTCATGGGAATGGGGAATAACCCGATGAATCAAATTGATTCGGATGGAGCTTATTCAAAATTTGGAGCTTTGTGGCGAAGTGGATTCGGTTTAAGGGGAAGAGCTTATCAAAGTGGAGTAGATAATGGCAGAGAGGTTTGGGGGTATGAAAGAAATGGTACTCACTATTTTGGTGCTGATGCCAGAACTAGTGGATATCGATATACTTTATTTGGTGGGAATAATAGCTTTTTCGGAAATATAGGTAGTGGGTTTTCTCAGCTAGGTAACAACCTTTGGCACAGTAATACAGCTAGGTACTTAATCCCGGATGTTCTGACTTTGGATGCAAGTGCTGGAGCTGCATTGATAATTGGTGGACAAAAATCTGCAACATTAAGTTTGATAACTAGAGGACCAGATGCAGGCTTTTACACCACAGAAACATTTACGGGCTACTCACTTCGTGCCACTGACGGTAGTAGATATGGATTAGACTTTGATGCAGGAATTAATATTGGAACAATGTCTTTTCGATGTGATTCAAGAGACCTTAGGGCGGGTCATTTAATAGGCCGAACACGATCGACTTCTGCTGGTTTTGGAGTTGGGGCTAACTATGTTGGAGGCATTAATAATCAAGGACATGTAATAATGCATGGAGCATCTTATGGTGTTGGTATTACTGCCGGGGCATCTAGAGGGGTAGGATATACAAACTTTATAGGTGGGACAGATTAAGAAGAGGATAATAGTAACAGGAGCTATAGCATCATTAGCTATCATATTATTTGCTATTGTTAGCACATTAGTTGATAAAAATAAATTAAAAGATTTTGATGTCTCCATATCTTGTTTCGGTGTTGTACAAGAAACTAAAGTTGATAAAACAGATAGAATGACTCCTTATTTTTTAATAAATGATGAATGGTCGTATCTCGGCAGTTTTGGCTATTCATTGATTAATATTGTACAAGTAGGAGACTCAATAGCCAAAACCAGTGGTGAAAATACGTTGACTCTTTACAGAAGAGATCGATCTAATAAGTATTCTGAGCTAAAGCAAGTTCAAATGTGGAATTAGCTAATTTTTTGGAAGCGTGCGTAAAAAACGACTTCCACCTACTCAGAGTTACTCGCAGAGAACTCTGAGCTTAAGAAGCGTAGGCCCGTCTGGTTTTGGCATCCCTGATATAGGTGTCAATCAGATCGAATAGCGTTTTCTTTTTATCATCTTCGAGAAGTTCGAGGTCTTGTAGGCGTTGCAATGTTTTTTTATCAAAAGAAGTATATGTTTTTCTCAAACTGGTCGTTGGTTCTTCTACGACCTAATCATAGGGTAGAGTGTCCGCTCGGTTTTCATGAATAAGCAGGAATCAAAGCAGATAAGACATAGAAATTTGCGTATTCGTAGGGGTAGTAGAGTTGTCTTAAGTGGAGTAAGCCTAACTGAGTTTATCTCATAAGTCGCTCGGGTAGCCCCGAGTGGCGGTTATCCTATAGGCCTCTGGCCGGGCTAGCTTTTACAATTAAACACACTAAGCGCCTCAATCAGTGTCATGGCCATCTCTACGAAAGGAGGAGCCTCATTACACTCATAACCTTCCAAGTGCATTAGCGTGAATACTGGCATCAAACTAAAAGGATTAGATAGGATGCGGTTAACCTTCTACGAGAAGTGCAGGCAGGCCATCGCTATTTAAGTAGCAGAGAAGCCTATTTAGTGAACCAGATCGATGACCTGCAAGGCGATGTAGATAAGTTCCACCCTATATAATCAATATCATGATCGATAAAAACCGCAGCCCTAAGTAGCCATTTACTGCTTGCACTTCCTGGCAAAAGACGAAATCCCAACAGATGAAGTGCGAGACCTTATATTTTGCTCTGCACAAGCTTGGAGAATGCTTTTATCAGGCGTACAGAAAACAAAGTGAAATTATATGCAACCAAAAACAATGATAAAACCGTTATCTTTACATCATTCCAATCAAAGAAATATGGATATACAATCGGTAAAAATAACCTTCATGGAAGAGTTCCTAAAGCTCAAAGATGAATCCATAATAAAAGAATTAGTGGCCACATTAAAACGTGCGAAACAAAAATCAAAAGGCAAGTCCCTGGAGGAGCTGGCTGGTACGTTAAGTGATGAAGATGCTAAGATATTTTTAGAAGCTTCTCAGGAATGCAGAAAGATAGATATTGATGAATGGTAAGACCTGTTTTTTAGATACCAACATCATCATCCCTTTTTTGAATGGAGAAAACTCAATTATCGAAAAAGTCAACACCTTAGAGTTTATTCATTTACCGGCGATTGTGTTAGGGGAGTTGTATTACGGAGCGATGAAATCCCTACAAGTGAAAAAGAACCTGGAACGAATAAAAATTTTAGTATACCGCTGTGAAGTCTATCCTATTAGTGAGAAAACAACAGCGCTTTATGGTGAGCTCAAAGCCTTATTATCAAAGAAAGGTACACCCATTCCGGAAAATGATATATGGATTGCTGCGTTAGCTAAAGAATACGACTTATCCTTGGTTACTAGAGATAAGCATTTTAAGCATATCCCAGGTATTGAAATAACCGTTTGGTAAATCTATCTTAGTTTTATGCTGCTTGAGGCAGCACGTACCCTCCCTATGGTCGGGTACGGAGATAAGGTATGTCTGTGGTACTTACTCAGCCGGAGGACTGCGCTGCGTAAAAAAGTAAGGGTATATAAACTTTCCGCTAGCTAGCGGATCATCCTTGCTTTTTACTCCACTTGCCCGTCCTGTGTTCCTCGCCATGGCTGTTCTCAGTATTTTTGATTGATTAATGAGCCCGCCTTCATCGTATTACGGAGGACAGGCCTGCGGACGCTTATGCTAAAGCTTCAGCGGTAGCGTGCAGCTAGGCAACAAATAACGGGAGCATGCGCTCCAATAGCTTTAGCCAGTTCATCCTTGG from Verrucomicrobiota bacterium harbors:
- a CDS encoding RHS repeat-associated core domain-containing protein gives rise to the protein MDAANSQQLAANSSFGQYYKYGFQGEFVMESAETGYNDFQYRSWDPVVSRWISPDPARQYWSPFMGMGNNPMNQIDSDGAYSKFGALWRSGFGLRGRAYQSGVDNGREVWGYERNGTHYFGADARTSGYRYTLFGGNNSFFGNIGSGFSQLGNNLWHSNTARYLIPDVLTLDASAGAALIIGGQKSATLSLITRGPDAGFYTTETFTGYSLRATDGSRYGLDFDAGINIGTMSFRCDSRDLRAGHLIGRTRSTSAGFGVGANYVGGINNQGHVIMHGASYGVGITAGASRGVGYTNFIGGTD
- a CDS encoding FtsX-like permease family protein, which gives rise to VATVLSIVIASLGLLGLTVLVINGKEKEIGIRKVIGASEASIFRLLINSFSWQLVLGVVLSVPFTYWLMNDWLKDFAYRIDLSIDLFVFGGLISIAIAFFTVGFHTLKASLGNPADAIRSE
- a CDS encoding type II toxin-antitoxin system VapC family toxin, whose product is MNGKTCFLDTNIIIPFLNGENSIIEKVNTLEFIHLPAIVLGELYYGAMKSLQVKKNLERIKILVYRCEVYPISEKTTALYGELKALLSKKGTPIPENDIWIAALAKEYDLSLVTRDKHFKHIPGIEITVW